The DNA segment CATTAGAAAAATGTTCCAacgattttaaaaattaacataaagcataaatttaaaaatatctacaCTGAACTAGTTGGTAAAAAGGACTGGATCAACAAAACTAGGTACAACAAATTAAATGccaatttattattaaatattttaaacatatgagtgttttgattttattttatgcaaaaaaatatttttacaatgaTAAAAATTTgtcataaaatttttaatattcaatTAGTTATTAAATATCTTGAACATATGAGAAATATTATCTTGATGGTCTTTGAATtgataaatatttacttaaatattataaaattattatgtttgcATGTAtagataaaatatctaaatctcttatatattattaattgaaaaacattataacatttttttgtatccacatgtcatcaccaggatgattcttagaattcttataaaaataagtttgtctaacaaatattatacattttattaaactaactatcaaattgattagttgTGTACAAAAACTTGTTCTCcattatttctataaataaaaattacgtaATTACCTgatatgattaacatatttatgataattaatgattatgaataatcaAGATTTGATAACACTTTTTgtattctctctcttttttgtttaattttatattagttaaaataaattaaacaatcatattaactatgtaataaaaatttgatttttcttatatgatatattatgatttttttaaaacgactatatattactaaaaatgtttaaagttcccattaaaaattttgtgatcaatgttttaatttttttgttataacaagataccaATGATCATAAACTCATATAAAtgtgaagtctcatttaatagatatttatattaaatatatatatatatatatatatctattttaatatcgtttaaattaaaatatgtaccatataaaaatacaaaaatattttaattttaaaatttgcattgaaaacgTATTGAgacattaatattttgattttgaaatctgcattaaaaaaatttcacaCTAAAGtttttgtgattaatggtttaaattttttggtaCAAcgaatatacaaatgttaataaaatcgtATGAGTATGAAGTTTCAATaatcaatttttatattaaaatatattatatataatatatctcaatcttattgaaatttaataatataccatataaaataaataaaatgattgttttgatttacttatcaaaaaaatattgtcaatacaCAAGTggtattattttgatttatgtgctcAATCTAATTTATTTGTGTACATACGTAaatgaacacaaaataaaatttaatatgaaaaatcatTTGTATACATAATTTTATCTCGCGAATGGCGTAGATTTTAACctagttattaatatatttgatttcacTATGGATTCGAGtggctttagaaaaaaaattatttgttaaaaatataaaggtaTAGGTCAGAGAAAAAACcttaaaaattgtaaataataattaaaaactacgaagaaaatttaaatataagtaAACTTTATTTGGATTGGTGAATTCTATGAAATTTTAGATGATTAAAATGCATAGATGAATAATATCTTACTAAAACCAAGGtgaatatcaatactattaaaagggaagaagtttaaataaatctatttaaaaagttgtttggacctttctttttttttttttttggtcttccttatatattatatgttatccCTATTTAATCTCACTTTGTTAtcagcaaaataaatattattaattgggCTTTGAGcgtttaacttaaaaaaaagataatttaactGATACAATCCattcagaaaagaaaattataaatccaatctatactattatttgcgaagtaaaatTTTGCAATGGAGCTCTCACGTTagaagttagagcggttaatatcgtttatacccttaatgaataattatataaattagtcaaaaaataaaaacgaatttcaaaTCTTTCTGATTAAAAAgtgattaatattaatattaaatcgtttatacccttaatgaataaattatataaattagttgaaaataaaaacgaatgtaaaatatatctaattaaaagtgattaaaattaataatactaagaattgtctaaaatataaataaataaaaacgaatttctgttaatactattatatttatatattatattagataattgactataaataaatataataaaattttcaaaaataaaaatatgttttaaaacataagataattcttagatatattatgttgttatctgaaaataatattttattataaaatttatagttagatataaaacaatttataattaaatgctaatcaaacaaataaatatattttctaaaatagatgTGAATGTCTTTAAAATTTAACTCaacaataagaatatatattttttgataaaaactaatgaatatatattaataatattttatttatatgttatatctgataattgactataagtaaatataataaaattctcaaaaataaaatatatttttaaaacataagataatttttaaatatgttgtgtttttatctgaaataatattttttattataaaatataaagtttaatgtttgatttatctttttagaaacataattaataatttattatgttggttttgatttaatattaataaacagaTAAATATCTATAAAGACACTATGCCCGCATATGCGGGCAGAACCCCTAGTTAACttttgttacagaaaaaaaattaaccaaattaaCTTTAGaccttttttttacaaaatcccAAATTATGAAGaccattttatacataaatacatataaatgtaatattatttaaattgtatggatttctaataataaaatatatgcacaaacttatttttttttaaaaaaaaattgataatagtttgatagaaaattaaaaaaggaaaaaaaaaataatacttgctTCACTATTTTGGTAGattgataattaatatatttataaataaacttaacaatttttttaaaagaaatttcttatacaagtcaaatatatattaatatatcaaaaatttataaaacaaaaaacaaattatatatttttcattaggTTAATAACGgtctttttgattttcaaatacttttactgtattcattttattatattctatcCCACTATATATGAGTTACTTGATCTTACGGTTCGACCACAAGTCTGATTCGGATATGAAAACTCAATGAAAACATTGTACCGgactgaaataataataatagaacagcttttaaatattttagatatctaataataaatataaatttatttaatatttgagtttACGGTCACTAAAAAAATATCCGCACTTCTTAAGCGcgaatcaaaatctagtttgtaattttaaagatgaagtttttttattaacaacATGCATAATTCGTGTGTCACAAACACCGTTCCGGAGAAAATCACCCTACATATATCTTCAATTACAGTTTTCCTATAAATAAttggaaagtaaaaaaaaaaaaagaggaaattagattttaaaaatgcagAAAAGCTGAGAAGTCTGGCTGTGCTTTTCTGCTCGAGTCTGATATTTTCTGAGcagaggaagaaaaagaagcGATGGGTTTCGTCCTAATCTCTTGTCCCCCGTCCTCCCTCGTCCTTGTCTCTCGGCTTCACCAGGTCTGTCTTCCTTCTGATTTGTCTCTTTCCAATCTATTAACACTGCTCTGTTGTCGGCGGTCACAATCTTCTCTATCAATCAGTTCTCCGCCGGAATCAAAAACAGTGAAATTTCGGTTGGTCGTCAAGTTTCTCCGACCCGTAGAACCCTAATTGCAAAACCATGTTGTTTCAATCTTCCTCAGGAACCTATTCTCTCAGAGGCTCTCAAGGTACTCTTTTATCCCCACTTATTGTTGTGTCTTCTTGGTTGATGTGTTGATGTGTCTTGCGATGTGGTTGTTTAGGAGCCAATTGCATTTGTGGGTGGGATGTTTGCTGGACTACTTAGACTCGATCTAAACGATGAACCGCTTAAGGAATGGGTGACGCGAACTGTTGAAGCCTCTGGAATTACGGAAGAGGATGTTGGTGGAGATGGGATGGcctccaaagaagaagaatctcCTCAGCAGATTGAGATTGAATGAGGTCATTGTCCTTTAGTATGCTTGCCCTTGTGTATGTATGTGTTGTTTATGTATGAAGAAAACCTAAGGCTTTCAAGATATCTTGCCCCTATGTGTcttaataaaatgatgaaaacaCTAAGAGAGTGGTCATCTTGTAATAGAACTGAAAGAATATTACAATTTACTATGTATCATCAGCATCCATAGTCTTAGTCTCTAAATCAGAATAACTAGACTCGTCACTCGGTTCACCTGCCAAGCACAGAttattttcataacaaaatGACTGCCATTTTGAAAATACATTCACCAACTGCGAACAATCTAGCATAGCAGTGACTTGACAGAGCCAGTTTGGATTTCCTAGTTTCAACTTCGTCACTGTGGCCTCTACACTTATCGGACTCTTCAGGCTTTATGAGAACTTAGTCTTGTTGGTTGGTTAGCCATTTACGCAGCCCTTGCTAGACCAGCTAGGCACAACGTGATACATTATGCTAATTATCATCCAACTGCTGTCTGGTTTGTTAGTCGTTATTTAACTGCGCTCACTGGGATCGTTTTGCAAAGAAGGTAGTTGAGGATTTACTGATGTATTATTAAGGGCTTCATAATTTATACTCATACTAATGTTCCTGATTTGCATTTTTTCGTCTGCAGGATTATGTTACGGAAAGCTAGAAGCTGACCTTCTTACGTTCATCATACGTACCTTCAGTCCACAGACATTTGATACGTACCTTCAGTCCTCAGTATCACATCCTTGACACTTGGTTAAGCCGGTTTTTCCTGAGATCAAATAAAGACCATGTCATACACGGCCAACTTAGCGAGTAATCTGATACATTCATTTCTCTGAAGTTAGAGCTTCTCTTTTAACGAAATTGAGAATTGATTGGCCTGGCcttaaattagaaaattgtGTTTGCAAAGTGGTCTGGTGAATGATGAGGCAAAACTGCTGTTGCTAGGATCATGGATGGCACTCTTTGTAGTATTTTCTGGACGAAAAAAATGACACAGcttataaaaaaatcacacagcTTATGAACTTTTTGCTTACTAAAGATTTTAATATGCTAGTTTCAAAAGAGGTCATGTTTTTTATACAAGTATCATCAAAATGCTATAATACTAATAATCTTCAATCTTGCCTGTTATTATGTTGATGACTCTTTTTCGGAAGATGAGATCAAGGCTGTAGTTGCAAAACCCCAGCGAGAGTAAGACTGATTTTGCAAAAATGTTGGTAACTATTTTCAAGAAGAGATAAAATCTTGTATTCGTAGATCTCTATGTttcacaaaaatatcattttggtgttttttatttgttatacaAAAAGTATAGCTTTAGATTTCCAATGTAATTTATACATATTCTAAATTTAATATCAATTGCAAAATACACTGATATTTCGAACAATATtggttaaataaatataatcattaaaatatatatgaattccagttattttattaatttgtgtGAACCACTAATTTTGAAACGGAAGGATTATAATACCAATGAGGAGAGATGCTATACCATGAAACAGTCTGTAGATTAATGTTAGTACGTTGTCATTTAtccattttatattttctttttgacagCAAAAAAGATTACAGACTCATATCCATCTATTCTATCAAAAGGGAAGGAGTCTTGAAAAATCTATTTATACAAGGTTGTTTGGACTATTTCCTAAGAGTTAATAATTTCATGGTCCTACTTAAATTTCTCctaacaatatattttcataaatttttctGATTTTCTTTAGATATTATAAGTGTGTCACTCCTATTTTTATGGTAACTACTATATTACCTTCTATAAATCTCACCCCTTGATTATAAATTTCTCTATTTAGTTATTGATATTCCATATTCGATTTACGAATCAACTTTTTTTtgatacaataatatataaactcGTGGATCCATAGACTAATCTATTACGTATgtgaccatatatatatatatatattatataatatttattttaattcttaAATTCATATCTATATAAAACGAATGGTATGGTGCATGTCACCATTAAATAATACATGCCATTTGAATTAAAATAGTCTTGTAAGtaatacatgtattttaaaaaaaatgagttaATGAAGtatgataaataattatcacaaaatcatgttttacTATAGAACCGATCAAACTTAgtagtatattttattattttcagttcATAAAAAacgatattaacatataaatactgaacaaatttgaaaaaatgcaTATGAAGTTAGTTAAAAATTATCCTCGGGCCAACttatttaattaagtttttacTATAATTCAGATACAACCACTTAAACTATATTatggaaaattaaaaaatacaaataatttagaaaatattgttccatattctctcttttttttaataaaaaaataagttgactTGATTTTTACTTATAAGGCACAATTactaaaatccaaaataatgattagtattttttttgggCAACAAATAATGTTAGTATAAAAGATGCTCAAATACAAGTCCACTTctgtaatttaatttaaataacaaaataaatttacaaatataattaggttcagaattaatatttatattatttgagtttcaagcTTGCAAGTTTCTGCGGGTTAttcaatcatatattatatactaaacaCATTGAGATTAATATAAACTCTTCACTAGGTTTGGAATACCTAAGTTaaacaagatttttttcttttgaaaaagtatTAACCCCGTGCTTCAAAGCTTGATTCAAAAGTTTGAATTgagttttgaaaaaatatcatCCAATTTATATGGGATTTTATCGGGTCAACCAATATTGGATAGCGGTTAATGATAGTTTTTACGTTTTTACCGActtttatcagatttttatatataaggtTTTAACAAAATTCAGACCAGATTTAtatgaatcacctgatttattTCTGAGACTGTAGGTTTGGTTCGGGTGTGAAAACActgctaaaactattaaaaattctacaatatatatactattagattagcccaaaatatgcCAAGtacattttttgtttcataaaatCAACAAATATAACTCTTACAAAATACACACAAAATGCAACGATGACGTTGTAACATAAGAATACacatataaaatctaaaattaactatttgataaattatataattttaaaccaaaattcttttacttttttgatataataacattttataacttaataatatacttcaaaacatcaaaaccaaaataataattcaaatcaAACAATATTCTTCATCGGAAAAAATCCGCGCTTttgaagcgcgggtcaaaatctagttttatattaaaatagaaacattaGAATTACAATGATTCATTCATAGAATCACTAGAAAATTAAGTTGGCACATTTAATagtatactttttattaaatttcttatactatattaaaagataaacattacaatatttttaacgATGACACGTATCATCACTAGAATGCTTCTTAAAATctctagagaaatatgttggtttattaaacatatattatatacttctTATTAAAAtaaccataaaattaattaacaatctacaattattattttatttatttccttaaataaaagctacggaagtACCAAaagtgaattaaaaaaatatatatatatatatatatgataactaatgattttaataataaagatttgacagcgatttacatattttctattattttaatgttatattattaaaataaattaaccattgatattaaccatataataaaaatttagattttttcgtatatgttatattttgaaattttaaaaacgactataaataaCGAAAATTGTTAAAGTTTCACACTGAAAATTTTATGAtctatagtttaaaatttttatgataataaaatagaaatgattataaaaccatatgagtaaaaattatatttactagatattcagattaatatatatagggcTTATGAATGATATAATTATGGTTGAACAGTCAAAGTTTGTATTcaacaattattaaaatatacatttcaTTCCGCGCATGTCATTAATgtgcaaaataataatatatttctttccttaaataaaagttacgaaattaactatgattaaaatatatatttgaattaatgatttaaataaTAACGATTTGGTAACAATTTTTATATCcttcatttttttgttaaattttatattattaaaataaatttaaaaataatattcaccatataataaaaatttttgattttttcatatacgttatattttgagtttctttaaatgactttaattactaaaagttaaaaatctcacatttaaAAGTTGTGATAaatggtttaattttattttaataagatacaaatgatttGTATTCGAGTAAGGCACGGATCGATCAGTTGTGATTATCCACACACATATGATCGATCACTTTTTCGACATATGTACGCGGATAATCATATCCCTTGGTTTGATTTCAGTATTAAGATTTAATCACATCCCTTGGTTTAATTTTGTGAACGATCAGTTGTGATTATTTTAACAAGATACAgctatcttattaaagtagaaaTACTTTAACTTCTAATTTAAGGTTATGTTTGGCAAAATAGATAGCAGTTAAAACAAAATAGTGTTGTTTGAAATATAGATATcaatatattaaagaaaaaaaaaataatgggcctatgttattaagaaaaattggaaattcattatattatgaaaactatatatatgggccagctttaaaatatataaaaatgaatggCCCAAACTTATCTAATTACCTAAAAACATCTTTgtctaaaataatcataaaacaaaatttaaattttatgtacatatttcaaatcaaaatattaatttaaaattgatttatatcgaaattgattcaaaaagatacatataaATCCATATTTTCGTATATCtcatataaatatacatattaattatgatttttatatttcatattaagttttaaaatataatatatatgattatttatatgatggtacgtataaaattctattaattatatgattacttatatgatggcaGGTAAAAAacacgattaattatatgataacacatatataatactccctccgtttccaAATGATCCatgttttggaaaaaatatttgtttaaaaaatatgtatattctatgttttctatgaaaaaattgcaaactttaagaaaattaattgggTTTATTagattactattggttaaaagttgttgaaaattgaaaattacagaaacgataaattttttatagcgatttaatgtgttttcttaatatgtgtgaaaactctaaaaagtctatcttttaGGAATGGAGAGAATATTTAATAGTgacatgaaaaaataaataacaatatatttttgtaatattatatcttCTATCTTATAAAGGTAGAAGTACCTTTGGGAATGTTTGGAAACAAGAATcacataattaaaaagaaatataatattgtttgaaaatatggatagcggtatattaaaaaaattgggcttatgttattaagaaaaaataaaatccgttatatttttataaatatctgTTTGGaccagatttaaaatatatgaaaatgactcaatctaattactttttttgtgcaactGGTACAATCTAATtaactaaaaacatattttgtctaaattaatcattaaacaaaattcaaaacaaaaattgattcaaaaatatacatgtattcaaaaaataatttttactaatgtatttccaataaccattataaaggaactaatataaaaaaaatacaatacaaaggaACTAATATATTGAGTAAAccttctttctaatttttttatggaccaccaaaatagaattaaatatacaatactAGAAATAGCTATGATATTTGGTTTACAATATCAAATaaagaatgaaacaaaaaattaatatatgaatgTATTAATATTCCTTTATTCGTATTACAAATACAATAGTAgtcaaacaataatatatagtggtaccataatttttaaaatccaacAATTACCAATTAGTTATGAAATTATAATGTTCTTATAAATTAAAGTAAACATCATGCGGACGCACCAATCAAGATCTACTTCAAAGTTCAGTATTAAGATTTAATCACAATACAATAATAGTAAGTCTGTCCCTCTGTGTATTGTGCCGGCCTGGCCCGGCTCATTTTGACCCAGCACTTGatattgaatatttattattgcCCTCATTTTGGTCTCCGGGACAATGATCGATTCGTGCCTTACTCGGAAACTACAAAGAGAAAAATTGGGTTTAGACCTAAACAGGGTCCGGTCCATGAGATTTCAACCGCAAAATATCTACTTGTGAGTTGCATTTTTACCGATCCGAGGACAGAGACATCCAAGCGTGTTACTGCAGTAGTGAGATCAGAGATGCCAAAAGTTGTTTACTTTGGTAATCCACAGGAGCTACTTTTCATCATTCGTCAGTTATTTACTTTGGTAATCCATGTAAATGTAGTAATGCACTTTGACGTGCGGAAGATAAGTCAATTCCGCGTGTTTTTTCAGCAATAGGATGGCCTACAATGATTGCTATTTTTTTGTGGGTTTCCGATTAGAGAGAAAGGAAAAAGCCAAGAAAGAGATGTTAAGTTTTTGCTTACGAAGAGCGTGAAATTAGGAAGGGACAAGGTTTTTGTCGTTGAAATTTGTATCGAGACAAGCAATTGAAAGACAGGACACACGAGTGGGGATGTTAAATGCGGTGGACAGGGTAAAACTAATATGGTCCAGTTTCAAGACTTTATAATATggtcacacacacacactctctctctctatctgtcTTGTAGCTTTCTCTCGTAATCTTCTAAGCGTTTTGCATTTATTCGGTACAATAACTACAAACTATCCCCTACATACCTCATGAATGGACGTCCAAGTTAGACAAAAGTATATACATTCCCAAGTTtacaaaaatgttaatattatgCAGCTATGTACAACACAAAAACAACTGTGTAGCCAAGACCACACCACAAGTCTGAGTAATAAAATAACTGTTTATTGCCAAAAATAAAAACTGTCCTACTTTTTCTGTTTTGAAACTAAAACTGTTCCTAATTTCACAAACAAATTAATCAAAGTAAAATAACGGTAATGGCTCTATATAACCTGATCTGTTATATAACCTCTACAGAGTCTTGCTTTGTTTTCTTTAGAAATGGGCAGACAGACAAAGAAAAGTtggataagagagagagagagatagatgaAGCGAATCCGACCAAAAACTGAGGGAGTGTGTCCACGACACCAATGTGAGGACGAACTCCAAAGTGCATGCGGACGTAAAAGGAGGAGTCGTGTCAAATGGTGCATCTCTCTAATCGTGCGTCTTTCTTTCGTGGgtctctcttttgtctcttcttttcatttttttcccttTCGTCTTCCCCACAACGACTCAACTTTTTTCTATCTTTGTTCCATCCTGTACTCGTGGCCTTTGCCTAACCTCTCATTTACATTGACACCACACACACGGCTTACACACGgtcacatttttcttttttctgtttGCCGTTTTAAACGATAGATCACCTTTTAACCATCTATCCGACTATCCGTATTGTTTATTTCTTGATTAACTTGGCTATCTGGCCGAAGCCTAACTAATCATCAGAGCTAGGGATAATATTGACAACGAGCCCGATCTTAGATTTTTAATGAGATTAAAAACATGATCATATCTTCATCTAGTCAAACATTAATAATATAGTTCCATGCAGAACTCGAATCCATAACCGATGAAGTTACTCTTTACTCCAAATCTTACCTCTGCTTGGGTTTTATCTGTTCTTATTGTTTCATCAATATAGgaattttagttataaaaaaaacaatataagaaTTTTGGATGTAATATTGAGGTAAAGTAAATTTCTTGGtcgttatttattaaaatatttctgTTAACATTGTACTTTTGATTGCATGTGTATAAGTATAACAGTGGCATTATACATCAATCATCATTAAACATGTATCCAAAAACCCACAAACATCATATATATTCAGCATCTTCTCTAACAAAATTTTGTAAGGTTCTATAAAGATTTCTTTCATTGTAACTGTGTAAAATTCTAGAATTGCTCCAAaatacacattaatatataaatataattgcTTTATACCCCTAATCTAGTAAACCTTCGTTTGTGGTGTGATTTATAACCAATTGTCTAGTAAAAACTAGTTTTTTCATAACGTTCCTCAcccttatttttgtttttctataaaCGACTTCCGAATGCGGAGCGTAATAAACAttgatgaacttttttttttatttgagcaACAAACATTGATGAActatataccaaaaaaaaaacattagaccatctccaatggtactctataattttctctatatttcactctaaaatagagtaactctattatagagttggatttgcttcaatggttcactctataatagagttactctataatagagtgaaatatagagtattcttattttttcactctatatttggagtaaaaaaataggattactctatatttcactctattatagagtaactctattatagagtgaacaaTTGAAGCAAatttaactctataatagaattactttattttagtgtaaattatagaggaaaaaatagagtacCCTTGGAGATGCTTTTAATGAGCTATTTTCGCGATAGACATTTGTAGATGCACAATGTCTGTGTGGTTAGGAAAGCAAGCTGAAAAGGTCCGTATCTCACAAACTAGTGTTCTTGGGTCTaatcaaaagttcaaaactATCGTGGATAGATTCTCTTTTCTATACCTAAGCATTATTTTGAATCCATCACAAAGTTGacaatacatgtatatatatatttctagaGTTACATGATACGACTAGCTGGGGTTGGAATGGTTTTGTGTTGGTAGCGAGACGAAAACGAcaccgttttttttttgcttttggagGGGGATACTCGGATAGCAACATGACGAGACAGTTGACAGAAAACTCATCGTTTTCTCTTTAGTGAACAGTGAAGTGTGTtccctctttttcttttgctttaatATTTTGAGTCATAGATCTGTCTCTTTTGCTCATTTACTTAAATACCAAAACACATCAATTAAATccacaaactttttttttgacaaaaaagttttcaaatttaaataacataaaagatTTACAaggg comes from the Brassica napus cultivar Da-Ae chromosome A7, Da-Ae, whole genome shotgun sequence genome and includes:
- the LOC106358053 gene encoding UPF0426 protein At1g28150, chloroplastic — its product is MGFVLISCPPSSLVLVSRLHQFSAGIKNSEISVGRQVSPTRRTLIAKPCCFNLPQEPILSEALKEPIAFVGGMFAGLLRLDLNDEPLKEWVTRTVEASGITEEDVGGDGMASKEEESPQQIEIE